From one Formosa sediminum genomic stretch:
- the argB gene encoding acetylglutamate kinase, giving the protein METLKVVKIGGNIIDDDAALAEFLKGFATLKGPKILVHGGGKLATKMAKSMNIEVQMVDGRRITDGDTLDIITMVYGGKINKNIIAQLQANRCNSVGFTGADGNAIVSEKRPVKTIDYGFVGDVKHVNTKVPKVLLENDITPVFCAITHDGNGQLLNTNADTVTSELAIAFADLYQVELYYCFEKDGVLLDVNDANSVIEDINTKNYETLKADGIITDGMLPKLDNCFYAISNRVSKVCLGKPDMLFNQNTKHTTIQA; this is encoded by the coding sequence ATGGAAACATTAAAAGTGGTAAAAATAGGTGGTAATATTATTGATGACGATGCTGCCTTAGCTGAATTCTTAAAAGGTTTTGCTACACTTAAAGGTCCTAAAATATTAGTTCATGGCGGTGGGAAATTAGCGACTAAAATGGCGAAATCCATGAATATTGAAGTGCAAATGGTAGATGGAAGACGCATTACAGATGGCGATACTTTAGATATTATTACCATGGTGTACGGCGGAAAAATCAATAAAAACATTATTGCACAATTACAAGCGAATAGGTGTAATAGTGTCGGGTTTACGGGAGCTGATGGAAATGCAATAGTTTCTGAAAAACGCCCGGTAAAAACTATAGATTACGGATTTGTAGGCGATGTAAAACACGTCAACACCAAAGTGCCAAAAGTACTCCTAGAAAACGATATTACGCCCGTGTTTTGTGCCATTACACATGACGGAAACGGACAATTATTAAATACCAATGCAGATACTGTAACTTCTGAATTGGCTATTGCTTTTGCAGATTTGTATCAAGTAGAGTTGTATTATTGTTTTGAAAAAGATGGTGTATTGTTAGATGTAAATGATGCAAATTCGGTAATTGAAGATATTAACACAAAAAATTATGAGACGTTAAAAGCAGATGGTATTATAACAGACGGGATGCTACCTAAGTTAGATAATTGTTTTTATGCCATTTCTAATCGAGTGAGTAAAGTGTGCTTAGGAAAACCTGACATGCTATTTAATCAGAATACAAAACACACAACCATACAAGCCTAA
- a CDS encoding aspartate aminotransferase family protein — MSLFPVYPLYDITPVKAKDVFVYDDKNVEYLDLYGGHAVISIGHAHPTYVDRLTRQLNEIAFYSNAIQNPLQEQLAAELADFSGCKDYQLFLCNSGAEANENALKLASFHNEKSKIIAFKNGFHGRTSAAVAATDNPKIVAPLNAQQNVAFFELGDLEGVEQALKNNDVCAVIIEFIQGVGGLDESTTAFYQGLEKLCKTYNTCFIADEVQSGFGRTGDFFAFQKHNITPDIISMAKGMGNGFPIGGILIHPDIKGAFGMLGTTFGGNHLACAASIAVLDVLKAEDLLAHTKAISAYFIEKANALPQLKSIKGRGLMLGLEFDFPISDLRKKLIFDHHIFTGSAKKPNLLRILPPLTIQKEHLDVFFEALKSELT, encoded by the coding sequence ATGAGTTTGTTTCCAGTATATCCGCTTTACGATATTACCCCTGTAAAAGCGAAAGACGTTTTTGTTTACGACGACAAAAATGTAGAATATTTAGATTTATACGGTGGCCATGCTGTAATTTCAATTGGTCATGCGCACCCAACCTATGTAGACCGTTTAACGCGTCAGTTAAACGAAATTGCATTTTATAGTAATGCCATTCAAAACCCGTTGCAAGAACAATTGGCAGCAGAATTAGCCGACTTTTCAGGATGTAAAGACTATCAGTTGTTTTTATGTAACTCAGGAGCAGAAGCGAATGAGAATGCCTTGAAACTGGCATCCTTTCATAATGAAAAATCTAAAATTATTGCCTTTAAAAACGGATTCCACGGAAGAACTTCTGCTGCAGTAGCAGCTACCGATAATCCTAAAATTGTAGCACCATTAAACGCCCAACAAAATGTAGCGTTTTTTGAACTAGGCGATTTAGAAGGTGTAGAACAAGCATTAAAAAATAACGATGTTTGTGCTGTAATTATAGAGTTTATTCAAGGTGTAGGTGGTTTAGACGAAAGCACAACCGCATTTTATCAAGGTCTTGAAAAATTATGTAAAACGTATAACACATGTTTTATAGCCGATGAGGTACAATCGGGCTTTGGTAGAACAGGCGATTTCTTCGCATTTCAAAAGCATAATATTACGCCAGATATTATTTCTATGGCAAAAGGTATGGGGAATGGGTTTCCTATTGGAGGTATTTTAATTCATCCTGATATTAAAGGGGCTTTCGGAATGTTAGGGACAACCTTTGGAGGAAATCACTTAGCTTGTGCAGCTTCAATTGCTGTTTTAGATGTACTTAAAGCAGAAGATTTACTAGCGCACACTAAAGCAATTTCAGCATATTTTATTGAAAAAGCGAACGCATTACCACAATTAAAATCAATTAAAGGTCGTGGTTTAATGTTAGGATTAGAATTCGATTTTCCGATTTCCGACCTTAGAAAAAAACTTATTTTCGACCATCACATTTTCACAGGAAGTGCTAAAAAACCTAACTTATTAAGAATACTTCCGCCATTAACAATTCAAAAAGAACACTTAGATGTCTTTTTTGAAGCCTTAAAATCAGAATTAACATAG
- a CDS encoding GNAT family N-acetyltransferase yields MEIVIADKSHTVYAEIICETIADSARVRGTGIAKRTPEYIIQRIINGNAVIALEDGKFAGFCYIEAWGHGKFVANSGLIVHPDFRNRGLAKEIKHKIFNHSITKYPKAKVFSITTGLPVMKMNSDLGYKPVTFSELTDDQTFWKGCQTCKNYDVLQRTEQKMCLCTGMLYDPDKQPPKDQKPVKSKVFNRLKSIKEHLFLKK; encoded by the coding sequence ATGGAAATTGTTATTGCAGACAAGTCGCATACAGTTTATGCTGAAATTATTTGTGAAACTATAGCAGATTCTGCTAGAGTAAGAGGTACAGGGATTGCAAAAAGAACGCCCGAGTATATCATACAAAGAATAATTAATGGAAATGCCGTTATCGCTTTAGAGGATGGTAAGTTTGCGGGTTTCTGCTATATTGAAGCTTGGGGACATGGGAAATTCGTAGCAAACTCAGGTTTAATTGTACATCCTGATTTTAGAAATAGAGGGTTAGCTAAAGAAATTAAACATAAAATTTTCAATCATTCTATAACAAAATATCCTAAAGCTAAAGTTTTTAGTATTACTACAGGATTGCCTGTTATGAAAATGAATTCAGATCTAGGGTATAAACCCGTTACATTTTCAGAATTAACAGACGATCAGACCTTTTGGAAAGGTTGCCAAACGTGTAAGAATTATGACGTTTTACAACGTACAGAACAAAAAATGTGTTTATGTACAGGTATGTTGTACGATCCAGATAAGCAGCCTCCAAAAGACCAAAAACCAGTTAAGTCTAAAGTATTTAATCGATTAAAAAGCATTAAGGAACATTTGTTTTTAAAAAAATAA
- a CDS encoding N-acetylornithine carbamoyltransferase: MKKYTQISDISNLSETIKEAILLKMNPFEHQQLGKNKTLVMLFFNSSLRTRLSTEKAAKNLGMEVMSLNVNDAWNLEFEDGTVMDASTSEHVKEAAAVISQYADIIAVRAFPTLVDKEKDYAELVIKSFEKYATVPIVNMESATAHPLQALADAITISELSEKARPKVVMTWAPHPKALPQAVPNSFVEMMQKMEVDLTITHPEGYELDPKITKDTPIVYNQDEALKDADFVYAKNWSSFTDYGQILNRDRNWMVTKEKLGHAKFMHCLPVRRNVVVEDAVLDSDQSVVMQEANNRTFAAQIVMKEILENL; this comes from the coding sequence ATGAAAAAATACACGCAAATTTCAGATATATCGAACCTTTCAGAAACTATAAAAGAAGCCATTCTTTTAAAGATGAATCCTTTTGAGCATCAGCAATTAGGTAAAAATAAAACCTTAGTGATGTTGTTTTTTAACTCGAGTTTACGGACGCGGTTAAGCACAGAAAAGGCTGCTAAAAACCTAGGAATGGAGGTGATGAGTTTAAATGTAAATGATGCGTGGAATTTAGAGTTTGAAGATGGAACGGTCATGGATGCTAGTACTTCCGAGCATGTCAAGGAAGCAGCAGCGGTTATTTCGCAATATGCAGATATTATTGCGGTGCGTGCTTTCCCAACTTTAGTAGATAAAGAAAAAGATTATGCAGAGCTGGTTATTAAAAGTTTTGAAAAGTATGCCACTGTGCCTATAGTAAATATGGAAAGTGCAACGGCACATCCCTTACAAGCCTTGGCAGATGCGATTACCATTTCAGAATTATCGGAAAAAGCTCGACCAAAAGTTGTAATGACATGGGCGCCACACCCCAAGGCATTGCCGCAAGCAGTACCCAATTCGTTTGTAGAAATGATGCAAAAAATGGAGGTCGATTTAACCATTACACATCCCGAAGGCTATGAACTTGACCCTAAAATCACAAAAGATACGCCAATAGTTTATAACCAAGATGAGGCACTTAAAGATGCCGATTTTGTGTATGCAAAGAACTGGAGTAGTTTTACAGATTACGGTCAGATTTTAAATAGAGACAGAAATTGGATGGTGACTAAAGAAAAATTAGGTCATGCTAAATTTATGCACTGTTTACCGGTAAGACGTAATGTTGTGGTTGAGGATGCTGTTTTAGATAGCGACCAGTCTGTTGTGATGCAAGAAGCTAATAATAGAACATTCGCTGCACAAATAGTAATGAAAGAAATACTTGAAAACCTATAA
- a CDS encoding M20 family metallo-hydrolase encodes MTTQQLTEEAIALLKRLIETQSFSSEEDKTAELIEAWFKEKNIPYTRTKNNVWATNKDFTEGKPTLLLNSHHDTVKPNNGYTKDPFKAIVEDGKLYGLGSNDAGGCLVSLIATFTYFYDKPNLKYNLVIVASAEEESSGPNGLNSMLSIIPKVDVAIVGEPTLMNLAVAEKGLVVFDAKVKGTPSHAAHPNDDNAIYNTIEVLNWFKNYKFDRPSETLGDVKMTVSQISAGKQHNAIPAEVELVIDVRVNDKYTNAEINDILVREAPCTEIKARSLRLNSSSIPKDHELVKAGIEIGRSTYGSPTLSDQSVLSCSSLKLGPGDSTRSHSADEFIYLNEIEEGVAIYIQLLEKIL; translated from the coding sequence ATGACAACGCAACAATTAACAGAGGAGGCCATTGCTTTATTAAAGCGTTTAATTGAAACGCAGTCTTTTTCTTCAGAAGAAGATAAAACAGCAGAGCTTATAGAAGCTTGGTTTAAAGAAAAAAACATTCCGTATACGCGCACCAAAAATAATGTTTGGGCTACCAATAAAGATTTTACAGAAGGAAAACCTACACTGCTTTTAAACTCGCATCACGATACGGTTAAACCCAATAACGGATACACTAAAGACCCGTTTAAAGCTATAGTAGAAGATGGCAAATTATATGGTTTAGGAAGTAATGATGCTGGAGGTTGCTTGGTGTCTTTAATTGCAACATTTACCTATTTTTACGATAAGCCAAACTTAAAATATAATTTGGTTATTGTGGCTTCTGCCGAAGAAGAAAGCAGCGGACCAAATGGTTTAAATAGTATGTTATCTATAATTCCAAAAGTAGATGTAGCTATAGTTGGAGAACCTACATTAATGAATTTGGCTGTAGCCGAAAAAGGCTTAGTGGTTTTTGATGCTAAAGTAAAAGGAACTCCTAGTCATGCCGCTCACCCTAACGATGATAACGCTATTTACAATACAATAGAGGTGTTAAATTGGTTTAAAAATTATAAATTCGATAGGCCTTCAGAAACTTTAGGCGATGTAAAAATGACGGTCTCTCAGATTTCTGCTGGAAAACAACATAATGCCATTCCTGCCGAAGTAGAATTGGTTATAGATGTACGTGTAAACGATAAATATACCAATGCAGAGATTAACGATATTTTGGTAAGAGAAGCGCCTTGTACAGAGATTAAAGCACGTAGTTTACGCTTAAATTCATCATCTATTCCTAAGGATCACGAATTGGTAAAAGCAGGTATCGAAATAGGTCGTAGCACCTACGGTTCGCCAACATTATCAGATCAATCTGTTTTAAGTTGTTCGTCTTTAAAATTAGGGCCAGGAGATAGTACACGATCACATTCTGCAGACGAATTTATTTATTTAAATGAAATTGAAGAAGGTGTTGCGATTTACATTCAGTTATTAGAAAAAATATTATAA
- a CDS encoding argininosuccinate synthase, whose translation MKKLVIAYSGGLDTSYCAVSLSKEYDVHAVSVNTGGFTKEEISHIESNAYKMGVTTYKNIDAVATFYNKVVKYLIFGNVLKNNTYPLSVSAERIIQAIEIVEYAKSIGAKYIAHGSTGAGNDQVRFDMIFQILAPEIEIITPIRDQKLARQTEIDYLVANGIDMNWAKAKYSVNKGLWGTSVGGEETLTSEKPLPSEAYPSQLEKTDEQKVTLTFKKGEFVAFNGTEAAPEKNIEALNEIASKYAIGRDIHVGDTIVGIKGRVGFEAAAALITVKAHHLLEKHTLTKWQMQHKDYLSSFYGMHLHEGQFLDPVMRDMEAFLESSQENVSGDVVVTLKPYHFSLDGISSKHDLMNSSFASYGEENKGWTADDAKGFIKILGNQNKIYQLVNKKS comes from the coding sequence ATGAAAAAATTAGTAATAGCATACAGTGGAGGTTTAGATACATCATATTGTGCTGTAAGTTTATCAAAAGAGTACGATGTTCATGCCGTAAGTGTTAATACCGGCGGTTTTACTAAAGAAGAGATTAGTCATATAGAAAGTAACGCTTATAAAATGGGCGTGACTACTTATAAAAATATAGATGCAGTTGCTACATTTTATAACAAAGTTGTAAAATATTTAATATTTGGTAATGTATTAAAAAATAATACTTATCCATTATCGGTAAGTGCAGAACGTATTATTCAGGCTATAGAAATAGTTGAATATGCAAAAAGTATTGGTGCAAAATATATTGCTCACGGTAGCACGGGAGCAGGAAACGACCAAGTGCGTTTCGATATGATTTTTCAAATCTTGGCACCTGAAATTGAAATTATCACGCCTATTAGAGATCAGAAATTAGCCAGACAAACAGAAATCGATTATTTGGTTGCCAATGGTATAGATATGAATTGGGCAAAAGCGAAATATTCTGTAAACAAAGGGCTTTGGGGCACTAGTGTAGGTGGAGAAGAGACTTTAACTTCAGAAAAACCTTTACCTAGCGAAGCTTATCCGTCTCAATTAGAAAAAACAGACGAGCAAAAAGTAACATTAACCTTTAAAAAAGGAGAGTTTGTTGCTTTTAACGGAACCGAAGCTGCACCAGAAAAAAATATTGAAGCATTAAATGAAATTGCTTCAAAGTACGCCATAGGAAGAGATATTCATGTTGGTGATACTATTGTTGGAATTAAAGGGCGTGTAGGTTTTGAAGCTGCTGCTGCTTTAATCACTGTAAAAGCACACCATTTATTAGAAAAGCACACGCTTACTAAATGGCAAATGCAACATAAAGATTATCTATCTAGTTTTTACGGGATGCATTTACACGAAGGCCAGTTTCTAGACCCCGTAATGCGCGATATGGAGGCCTTTTTAGAAAGTAGTCAGGAGAATGTTTCTGGTGATGTTGTAGTTACGCTGAAGCCTTATCATTTCTCTTTAGATGGAATTTCGTCTAAACACGATTTAATGAATTCATCATTTGCTAGTTATGGAGAAGAAAATAAAGGGTGGACTGCAGACGATGCTAAAGGATTTATTAAAATACTTGGAAACCAGAATAAAATATATCAACTCGTAAATAAAAAGTCATGA
- the argC gene encoding N-acetyl-gamma-glutamyl-phosphate reductase: MIQAGIVGGAGYTAGELIRILMYHPQVNINFIYSTSNAGNPVSKVHQDLIGSTDLQFTDTINADVDVLFLCLGHGNSTAFLENNSFSDATKIIDLSNDFRLEADANFNGMEFVYGLPELNKEAIVNAKYLANPGCFATAIQLALLPLASDGKFKDDVHINAVTGATGAGTSLSATTHFTWRDNNFSYYKPFTHQHLGEINQSVKQLQSDFNSEIIFMPNRGDFSRGIFATAYTKFEGTLEDAKTLYKSFYKDAKFTVVSDEDIHLKQVVNTNKCILHLHKHNDKLLVTSIIDNLLKGASGQAVQNMNLMFGFEETAGIQLKATYF, from the coding sequence ATGATACAAGCTGGAATTGTAGGAGGCGCAGGATATACTGCAGGAGAACTGATTAGAATATTAATGTATCATCCACAGGTAAATATCAATTTTATTTACAGTACGTCTAATGCCGGAAATCCTGTTAGTAAAGTGCATCAAGATTTAATTGGGTCTACAGATTTACAATTTACAGATACCATTAATGCCGATGTAGATGTGTTATTTTTATGCTTAGGACACGGAAATTCTACAGCGTTTTTAGAAAATAATAGCTTTTCTGATGCGACTAAGATTATAGATTTAAGTAACGATTTTAGATTAGAAGCCGATGCTAATTTTAACGGTATGGAATTCGTTTACGGACTTCCAGAACTAAATAAAGAAGCGATTGTTAATGCTAAATATTTGGCAAACCCAGGATGCTTTGCAACGGCAATTCAGTTGGCTTTATTACCATTAGCATCAGATGGGAAATTTAAAGACGATGTGCATATAAATGCCGTAACAGGAGCAACAGGAGCCGGAACATCACTATCTGCAACCACACATTTTACGTGGAGAGATAATAATTTTTCGTACTACAAGCCTTTTACGCATCAGCATTTAGGAGAAATCAATCAGTCGGTAAAGCAATTACAAAGTGATTTTAATTCAGAAATCATTTTTATGCCAAATCGCGGTGATTTTTCACGCGGCATTTTTGCGACAGCTTACACCAAATTTGAAGGCACGTTAGAAGATGCTAAAACATTATATAAATCTTTTTATAAGGATGCAAAATTTACAGTAGTTTCAGATGAAGATATTCATTTAAAACAAGTGGTAAACACTAATAAATGTATCCTTCATTTACATAAACATAACGACAAATTATTGGTAACAAGTATTATCGATAATTTATTAAAGGGCGCTTCAGGACAGGCTGTCCAAAACATGAATTTGATGTTTGGATTTGAAGAGACAGCAGGTATACAACTAAAAGCTACTTATTTCTAA
- a CDS encoding NADP-dependent glyceraldehyde-3-phosphate dehydrogenase, with protein sequence MHTPFKDIPQQYKITTEINQNTYLVDGQLKIWSGTTANVYSSISSTPDYKPTLLGKIPQLGKEEALEALNSACNAYGKGQGVWPTMKVKDRVACMEKFVEQMKTKRDQVVKLLMWEIGKSLPDSEKEFDRTVDYIYDTIEEYKQLDRDSAKFEKHGGVNAHIRRGALGVVLCLGPYNYPLNETFALLIPAIIMGNTVIFKPAKHGVLLMTPLLEAFQTSFPKGVVNIIYGRGRVVATPIMENGRVDVLALIGNSTSANALQDSHPRQNRLRLVLGLEAKNPAIVLPDADLDLAIDECIAGTLSFNGQRCTALKVLYVHENIIEEFNKRFSARVDALAFGNPWDQGVKLTPLPEPGKPAYIQELIDDALEQGASILNAKGGDTTDNYIFPAVLYPVSKNMRVFKEEQFGPVIPVLSFKDIQEPLHDMAESNYGQQVSIFGKNVKTLAPLIDTLVNLVCRVNLNSSCQRGPDVYPFTGRKDSAVGTLSVHDALRSFSIRTFVASKDNDYNNAILNELLDTKASNFISTDYIL encoded by the coding sequence ATGCATACACCTTTTAAAGACATTCCACAACAATATAAAATTACAACAGAAATAAATCAAAATACATATTTAGTAGACGGGCAATTAAAAATTTGGTCTGGAACTACAGCAAATGTGTATTCTTCTATTTCATCTACACCAGATTATAAGCCCACATTATTAGGTAAAATCCCTCAGCTTGGTAAGGAGGAGGCATTAGAAGCATTAAATTCTGCTTGTAATGCTTACGGAAAAGGGCAAGGTGTATGGCCAACAATGAAAGTTAAAGATCGTGTTGCTTGTATGGAAAAGTTTGTTGAACAAATGAAAACCAAACGAGACCAAGTTGTAAAGTTGTTAATGTGGGAGATTGGTAAAAGTTTGCCTGATTCTGAAAAGGAATTTGATAGAACGGTAGATTATATTTACGATACTATTGAAGAATATAAACAGTTAGATCGTGATAGTGCAAAGTTTGAAAAACATGGAGGGGTCAATGCTCATATTAGAAGAGGAGCTTTAGGAGTAGTATTGTGCTTAGGCCCTTATAATTATCCTTTAAACGAAACCTTTGCATTGTTAATTCCTGCTATTATTATGGGAAATACGGTGATTTTTAAACCGGCTAAACATGGGGTTTTATTAATGACTCCTTTATTAGAAGCGTTTCAAACTAGTTTTCCTAAAGGTGTGGTAAATATCATTTACGGTCGAGGCCGAGTTGTCGCAACTCCAATTATGGAAAATGGACGTGTAGATGTGTTAGCACTTATAGGCAATAGTACATCGGCAAATGCACTTCAAGATAGTCATCCAAGACAAAATAGATTGCGATTAGTTTTAGGGTTAGAAGCTAAAAACCCAGCAATTGTCTTGCCAGATGCAGATTTAGATTTAGCGATAGATGAATGTATTGCTGGAACTTTGTCTTTTAATGGGCAACGCTGTACGGCATTAAAAGTATTATATGTTCATGAAAATATAATAGAAGAATTTAATAAGCGTTTCTCTGCACGAGTAGATGCACTAGCATTCGGAAATCCCTGGGATCAAGGTGTTAAATTAACGCCTTTACCTGAGCCTGGCAAGCCGGCATATATTCAAGAATTAATAGACGATGCTCTAGAGCAAGGAGCTTCAATTTTAAATGCTAAAGGTGGAGATACTACAGATAATTATATATTTCCTGCTGTTTTATATCCTGTGAGTAAAAATATGCGTGTTTTTAAAGAAGAACAATTCGGACCAGTAATTCCGGTGTTGTCTTTTAAAGATATACAAGAGCCGCTTCATGATATGGCCGAGTCCAATTATGGTCAGCAAGTAAGCATATTTGGTAAAAATGTAAAAACCTTAGCACCGCTAATAGATACTTTGGTTAATTTAGTTTGTCGTGTAAACCTTAATAGTTCGTGCCAACGTGGACCAGATGTGTATCCTTTTACCGGTCGTAAAGATTCTGCCGTCGGAACTTTAAGTGTGCATGATGCATTACGTTCTTTTTCAATACGAACCTTTGTCGCTTCTAAAGATAATGACTATAATAATGCGATATTAAATGAACTCCTTGATACCAAGGCTTCTAATTTTATTAGCACAGATTATATTTTATAA
- the proC gene encoding pyrroline-5-carboxylate reductase has protein sequence MKIAIIGTGNLGYSIAKGLIIDNAFTTLYLTKRNIETLQEFEGYKNVTLTSDNVEAVQKSDILIFAVQPAHFENVLQEITPFLTEKHVLISTITGFLIPRMEAIVGENQFIIRAMPNTAIAVGKSMTCICSNTQGTKRVKIAEAIFNRLGHTLIIPESQMQAATVVCASGVAFWMRLIRATTQAAIQLGFDAEEAQELSMHTCEGAASLLIQTGNHPEEEIDKVTTPKGCTIEGLNEMEHKGLSSSLIQGMVASYNKISNIKKEQI, from the coding sequence ATGAAAATTGCTATAATTGGAACTGGAAATTTAGGGTATTCTATCGCTAAAGGTTTAATAATCGATAATGCATTTACAACGCTATATTTAACCAAAAGAAATATTGAAACGTTACAGGAATTTGAAGGTTATAAAAATGTAACTCTTACAAGTGATAATGTTGAAGCTGTTCAGAAATCTGATATTTTAATTTTTGCAGTGCAACCTGCACATTTTGAAAATGTTTTGCAAGAAATCACTCCGTTTTTAACAGAGAAACATGTTTTAATTTCTACCATTACAGGTTTTTTAATTCCTAGAATGGAAGCAATTGTTGGTGAGAACCAATTTATAATTCGTGCTATGCCTAATACAGCTATTGCTGTAGGTAAATCTATGACATGTATTTGTAGTAATACTCAAGGTACTAAACGTGTTAAAATTGCAGAAGCCATATTTAATCGGTTAGGACATACTTTAATTATTCCAGAAAGTCAAATGCAAGCCGCAACAGTAGTTTGTGCCAGTGGTGTTGCCTTTTGGATGCGATTAATTCGTGCCACAACTCAAGCGGCAATACAATTAGGTTTCGATGCCGAAGAAGCTCAAGAATTATCGATGCATACTTGCGAAGGAGCAGCTAGTTTACTTATTCAAACTGGGAATCATCCAGAGGAAGAAATCGATAAGGTTACCACGCCAAAAGGCTGTACCATTGAAGGATTAAACGAAATGGAACACAAAGGGTTGAGTTCGTCTTTAATTCAGGGAATGGTAGCATCTTACAATAAAATTAGCAATATTAAAAAAGAACAAATATGA
- the argH gene encoding argininosuccinate lyase: MKLWDKGLSIDKKIEQFTVGNDREIDIHIAKYDVIASKAHAKMLQSINIITTEELEQLLGGLDELAAQIEAGTFQIEESFEDVHSKIEFELTKSLGEVGKKIHTARSRNDQVLVALQLYFKEELKTIQDKTKTFFDTLIGLAETHKDALLPGYTHLQVAMPSSFGVWFSAYAELLIDDVYMLQAAQRVADQNPLGSAAGYGSSFPIDRELTTKEMGFSTLKYNVVAAQMSRGKSERTIAASLGSLANTLSRFAMDICLYNSQNFGFIAFPDELTTGSSIMPHKKNPDVFELIRGKCNKIQALQTEMVLITNNLPSGYHRDYQLLKENMIQALEDMKDILDIFNFSIAQVKVKEINLHDEKYKFLFTVDNINTLVVEGMSFRDAYKKIGGEVEAGTYVPDDSKKHTHLGSIHNLGLDSISEKFPKL, encoded by the coding sequence ATGAAACTTTGGGATAAAGGGCTTTCAATAGATAAAAAAATAGAACAATTTACTGTTGGTAACGATAGAGAAATCGATATTCATATAGCGAAGTACGATGTTATAGCGTCTAAAGCTCACGCTAAAATGTTACAAAGCATTAATATTATTACTACTGAAGAATTAGAACAATTACTTGGGGGTTTAGATGAGTTAGCCGCTCAGATTGAAGCGGGAACTTTTCAAATAGAAGAGAGTTTTGAAGATGTGCATTCTAAAATAGAATTTGAACTGACAAAATCTTTAGGTGAGGTAGGAAAAAAAATACATACTGCACGGTCTAGAAACGACCAAGTTTTAGTGGCACTTCAATTGTATTTTAAAGAAGAATTAAAAACCATACAGGACAAAACCAAAACGTTTTTCGATACCTTAATTGGTTTAGCCGAAACCCATAAAGATGCTTTATTACCTGGCTACACGCATTTACAAGTGGCTATGCCGTCGTCTTTCGGTGTTTGGTTCTCTGCCTATGCCGAGTTATTGATTGATGATGTGTATATGCTACAAGCGGCACAAAGAGTAGCCGATCAGAATCCGTTAGGTTCTGCTGCAGGTTACGGTAGTTCTTTTCCGATAGATCGTGAATTAACGACAAAAGAAATGGGCTTTTCAACCTTAAAGTATAATGTAGTGGCCGCGCAAATGAGTCGTGGTAAAAGTGAACGAACCATTGCTGCTTCCTTAGGAAGTTTAGCAAACACTTTATCGCGTTTTGCTATGGATATTTGCTTGTATAATAGTCAGAATTTTGGTTTTATCGCCTTTCCAGACGAATTAACTACAGGAAGTAGTATTATGCCACACAAGAAAAATCCAGATGTATTTGAATTGATTCGTGGTAAATGTAATAAGATTCAGGCGCTACAAACAGAAATGGTGTTAATCACTAATAATTTGCCTAGCGGATATCACCGTGACTACCAATTATTAAAGGAAAACATGATTCAGGCTTTAGAAGATATGAAAGATATTTTAGATATTTTTAATTTCTCTATTGCTCAGGTTAAGGTTAAAGAAATTAATTTACACGACGAGAAATATAAATTCTTATTTACAGTAGATAATATCAATACTTTGGTGGTAGAAGGAATGTCGTTTAGAGATGCTTATAAGAAGATAGGTGGCGAAGTAGAAGCAGGAACTTATGTGCCAGACGATTCTAAAAAACACACGCATTTAGGAAGTATTCACAATCTAGGGTTAGATAGCATTAGCGAAAAATTTCCGAAATTATAA